A single genomic interval of Clostridium facile harbors:
- a CDS encoding TrpB-like pyridoxal phosphate-dependent enzyme — protein sequence MKKIPYKIYLEESELPKQWYNVRADMKNKPAPILNPQTLKPITFEELRPVFCDELVKQELDDTTPYFDIPQEIIDFYKMYRPSPLVRAYCLEKALDTPAKIYYKFEGNNTSGSHKLNSAIAQAYYAKQQGLKGVTTETGAGQWGTALSMACAYFGLDCQVYMVKCSYEQKPFRREVMRTYGASVTPSPSDTTEVGRKILKEFPGTSGSLGCAISEAVEAATTQEGYRYVLGSVLSQVLLHQTVIGLEAKAAFEKYDEKPDIIIGCAGGGSNLGGLISPFMGEKLRGEKDYQFIAVEPASCPSFTRGKFAYDYCDTGMVCPLAKMYTLGSGFIPSANHAGGLRYHGMSSILSQLYHDNLMDAVAVEQTSVFEAAEKFARIEGILPAPESSHAIKVAIDEAIKCKETGEEKTILFGLTGTGYFDMVAYEKFNNGEMSDYVPTDADLEKGFAGLPKVDLS from the coding sequence ATGAAAAAAATACCTTATAAGATTTATCTGGAAGAAAGCGAACTTCCAAAACAATGGTACAACGTACGTGCGGATATGAAAAACAAACCCGCTCCAATCTTAAACCCTCAAACATTAAAACCAATTACATTTGAAGAGTTGCGCCCTGTTTTTTGTGATGAACTGGTAAAACAGGAACTGGATGATACTACCCCTTATTTTGATATTCCCCAGGAAATTATTGACTTTTATAAAATGTACCGTCCATCCCCATTGGTGCGCGCTTACTGTTTGGAAAAAGCGTTGGACACCCCCGCTAAAATCTATTACAAATTTGAGGGGAACAACACTTCTGGCAGCCATAAATTAAATTCCGCCATTGCACAGGCATACTATGCAAAACAGCAAGGGTTAAAAGGGGTTACCACAGAAACCGGTGCGGGCCAATGGGGTACCGCCCTTTCCATGGCATGTGCTTATTTCGGGCTTGATTGCCAGGTGTACATGGTAAAATGCTCCTACGAGCAAAAACCCTTCCGTCGTGAAGTAATGCGTACTTATGGCGCCAGTGTCACCCCATCCCCTTCTGACACCACTGAAGTGGGAAGAAAAATTCTAAAAGAATTCCCGGGTACATCCGGAAGCTTGGGCTGCGCTATCTCTGAAGCGGTGGAAGCTGCTACTACACAGGAAGGTTACCGTTATGTATTGGGTTCGGTCCTCTCTCAGGTTCTACTACATCAGACTGTTATTGGTTTGGAGGCAAAAGCCGCTTTTGAAAAATACGATGAAAAACCGGATATTATCATTGGATGCGCTGGCGGTGGTTCCAACCTTGGCGGATTGATTTCACCATTTATGGGAGAAAAACTCAGAGGTGAAAAGGATTATCAATTTATCGCGGTAGAACCAGCCAGCTGTCCAAGCTTCACAAGAGGTAAATTCGCTTATGATTATTGTGATACCGGAATGGTTTGCCCGCTGGCAAAAATGTATACTCTGGGCAGCGGATTTATTCCATCCGCAAACCATGCTGGAGGTTTACGTTACCATGGTATGAGTTCCATCCTATCACAGCTCTATCATGACAACTTAATGGATGCGGTAGCGGTAGAACAGACTTCTGTATTTGAAGCAGCCGAAAAATTCGCACGGATTGAAGGGATTCTTCCTGCACCAGAAAGCAGCCATGCCATTAAGGTTGCCATAGACGAAGCAATAAAGTGCAAAGAAACTGGAGAAGAAAAGACAATCCTATTCGGTTTGACAGGCACAGGCTACTTTGATATGGTGGCTTACGAAAAATTCAATAATGGTGAAATGAGTGATTATGTTCCAACTGATGCGGATCTGGAAAAAGGATTTGCAGGGCTTCCAAAAGTAGATTTATCATAA
- a CDS encoding helix-turn-helix transcriptional regulator produces the protein MDKWLDQIKGRWQGRTKNGASSQPSKPNDLGKKLMDIVREKGYYTLNIETFGENTIVALPHLYDPDYKQKPLFHVHNYFEMVYVYRGSCVHVTHDETIHLHQGDVLLMNPHILHWLYLEHPTDIVFNILLSKDFLEQTVFPWMTDNRLMFNFFLDYFYHLNQVEDFILFPYTEKYPVESLIKQLIEEYVNDDLCCDSALKGICLQLFAHLARICNDYYVANDTDMKNHQVAIRIIQYIQTHLDTISLESVAKEFNYSTSHISRLFRKSLGKSYSEVVYNIKLQTAKKLLETTSLSMGDIADNIGVNDTSYLHRIFKKKYGLSPSEYRKQMQKSIDEG, from the coding sequence ATGGATAAATGGTTAGACCAAATAAAAGGGAGATGGCAGGGACGTACCAAGAATGGTGCTTCTTCTCAACCTTCAAAGCCGAATGACCTTGGAAAAAAACTGATGGATATCGTACGGGAAAAAGGGTATTATACGCTAAATATAGAAACATTTGGAGAAAATACAATAGTAGCCTTACCTCACCTTTATGACCCAGATTATAAGCAAAAACCCCTTTTTCATGTGCATAATTATTTTGAAATGGTGTATGTTTACCGTGGGAGTTGTGTACATGTCACCCACGATGAAACGATCCATCTCCACCAAGGGGATGTTTTACTGATGAACCCCCACATCCTACACTGGCTTTATCTCGAACATCCCACCGATATTGTGTTTAACATCTTGCTGTCCAAAGATTTCCTGGAACAGACGGTTTTTCCTTGGATGACAGACAACCGTTTAATGTTCAATTTCTTTTTGGATTACTTTTACCATTTAAACCAGGTGGAGGATTTTATTTTATTCCCCTATACTGAAAAATATCCGGTAGAGTCCCTTATTAAGCAATTAATTGAAGAATATGTAAATGATGATTTATGTTGTGATTCCGCTTTAAAAGGGATTTGCCTGCAACTGTTTGCCCATTTGGCACGGATATGCAACGATTACTATGTCGCCAATGATACTGATATGAAAAATCATCAGGTAGCCATCCGAATTATCCAGTATATCCAGACTCACTTGGATACCATATCATTAGAGTCTGTTGCAAAGGAATTTAATTATTCTACTTCCCATATATCTCGGCTGTTCCGAAAAAGCTTAGGAAAAAGCTATTCCGAAGTTGTTTATAATATTAAATTACAAACCGCAAAAAAATTGCTGGAAACAACGTCGCTTTCTATGGGGGATATTGCTGACAATATTGGCGTAAACGATACCAGCTACCTTCATCGGATTTTCAAGAAAAAATATGGGCTATCCCCTTCGGAATATCGAAAACAAATGCAAAAATCCATAGATGAAGGATAG
- a CDS encoding family 78 glycoside hydrolase catalytic domain, which produces MKNLKTKILSVLLSVAMLASMTATVIPASAANGYSTTITSMETNSLEDATTVDDTTPRFSWAMDSNLIGQKQTAYQIRVTNVETGEEVWNSGKVEDSNSTWVEYPDTATPLQPKTAYEWMVTVWDKNGTPVVSEPEQFTTGLMSEDLSTWEGAEWIGADELYLDAASMPVYRMNYTMRIKQGGEKSGFVFGADDPRFSATIYNNYLIHGENYIAYQLNVSQMPATVEVYRVGYCPTDTVETPIATIEVPETIINDKNKNGFHDYEIVISGNQMESMSIDGQKISDALTLNPGGTELYPRLNSIGFITSENNQKATDFSNISIKNYREPQAEVFGKDTGATYDIFEGIKGVTVKEDGSILVNKGMLAYADPSYGSIPMLRKDFTADKEIERATMYATARGIYEMSINGQRVGDEYFTPGNSDYRQQIQYTSYDVTKLLQKGENTIGATLASGWYGDEASFNLTDYNFYGDRQSFLAMMEIKYTDGTSSIVKTDDTWQYYGEGPVRYAGNFNGETYDANLEAAVAGWDTSDYDASAWRAATVMDSKVSGYEPKIVAKTDEGVKQVETLDATFVSKETRGDDNHTVYIYDMGTNMVGVPQITLPEGEAGQEITLRFGESIYPDLPEDNEYNYGDLAGLILTENYRTALSTDRYTMKGAEGGETFVPEFTFHGYRYIEISGVDEQIPEENIKGIVLSSITEQTSNFDSSNELVNQLFENIMRSTYGNHLSIATDCPQRDERLGWSGDAQVFSRTATYMADMNSFYGNFLSLMRDAQGKQDGTYDKYAPSYNAVVGNAMNLGYCWQAAGVVVPYETYLQYGDTSIITEHYDSMKLHMDGMMSKKAAGKEYLTSNTGFLADHLSVASTDTPMLSNATFYYVTKAMADMAAAIGETEDAQLYSDYAAGIKAEWNATYVDPETHKTTASGKVQDTQASYSLPLAYDVFDETNKPYAEDYLVEACARENYTITTGFVGTAPLLPALTEGGNIEDAYKMLEQTEYASWLYPVTQGATSIWERWNSYTVENGYGGNNGMNSFNHYSLGAVGAWMMGYQVGIQRDDTAGFQSFELQPTPGGSFTYTNGSYESDYGTIVSNWTANQGKLTSYEAVVPANTTATLYLPVSEEVVADFTAIDGITYVGMEEHNGQMTAKFNLEAGGYNFALQDGKLVASIADGYVADETETADKGILNSVIEYADAAKASGEYDNAIESVQKSFDEALTNAKAVAENDAATQEEVDAAWKTLLNEIHKLGFVAGDKTELASLIAAAEGIDLSKYVEAGQAEFTTALEAAQSVYKDGDAMQAEINEVADKLLNAMLNLRYKADKSILEEVVAKANQIDVNVYTAKSYAVLEAALKDANAVLANENATQEEVDVAVQSVQAAMDSLVAVEGTETETPTTNNNATQTGQESTTTKANAAKTGDIAPIAGIAVLAVAGAALFLSSRKK; this is translated from the coding sequence ATGAAAAATCTCAAAACAAAAATATTGTCTGTATTGCTGTCCGTTGCTATGCTGGCAAGTATGACAGCTACTGTAATCCCTGCGTCAGCAGCAAATGGATACAGTACAACGATTACTTCTATGGAAACCAATTCCCTGGAAGATGCAACAACAGTGGATGATACCACCCCAAGGTTTAGTTGGGCAATGGATTCCAATCTAATCGGGCAAAAACAAACCGCTTACCAAATCCGGGTCACCAATGTAGAAACAGGAGAAGAGGTTTGGAACAGCGGAAAAGTAGAAGATAGCAATTCCACTTGGGTTGAATATCCGGACACAGCAACTCCATTGCAGCCAAAAACTGCATATGAATGGATGGTAACTGTGTGGGATAAAAATGGAACCCCAGTGGTATCTGAACCAGAACAGTTCACTACAGGGCTAATGAGCGAGGATTTAAGCACATGGGAAGGTGCTGAATGGATTGGTGCGGATGAACTGTATTTGGATGCGGCTTCCATGCCAGTATACCGGATGAACTACACCATGAGGATTAAACAAGGCGGAGAAAAATCCGGATTTGTATTTGGCGCGGATGATCCTAGGTTTAGCGCAACCATCTACAACAACTATTTAATCCATGGGGAAAACTACATCGCATACCAACTGAATGTTAGCCAAATGCCGGCAACAGTGGAAGTGTACCGTGTAGGATATTGTCCAACAGATACAGTGGAAACCCCAATCGCCACAATCGAAGTACCAGAAACAATCATCAATGACAAAAACAAAAATGGCTTCCATGATTATGAAATTGTGATTTCCGGAAACCAGATGGAAAGCATGAGCATTGATGGTCAAAAAATTTCTGATGCATTAACATTAAATCCAGGTGGTACGGAGTTATATCCACGTTTGAATAGCATTGGCTTTATCACCAGTGAAAATAATCAAAAAGCAACTGATTTCTCTAATATCTCGATTAAAAACTATCGTGAACCACAGGCGGAAGTGTTTGGAAAAGATACAGGCGCCACCTATGATATCTTTGAAGGAATAAAAGGCGTAACCGTAAAAGAAGATGGATCTATTTTGGTGAACAAAGGGATGCTTGCTTATGCGGACCCATCCTATGGTTCCATTCCAATGCTCAGAAAAGATTTTACAGCGGACAAAGAGATTGAGCGTGCAACTATGTACGCCACTGCACGTGGTATTTATGAAATGAGCATCAACGGCCAGAGGGTAGGAGACGAATATTTTACTCCTGGTAACTCTGATTACCGCCAACAAATTCAGTACACATCCTATGATGTAACAAAGCTGTTGCAGAAAGGGGAAAACACCATCGGCGCAACATTGGCGTCTGGCTGGTATGGCGACGAGGCATCCTTTAATTTAACAGACTATAACTTCTATGGTGACCGTCAGTCCTTCCTAGCAATGATGGAAATCAAATACACGGACGGGACAAGCTCCATTGTGAAAACAGATGATACCTGGCAGTATTATGGGGAAGGACCAGTAAGATACGCAGGAAACTTTAATGGCGAAACCTATGACGCAAATCTGGAAGCAGCAGTAGCAGGCTGGGATACCTCGGACTATGACGCATCCGCATGGAGAGCGGCAACCGTAATGGACTCTAAAGTAAGCGGGTACGAGCCAAAAATCGTAGCCAAAACAGACGAAGGGGTAAAACAGGTAGAAACCCTGGATGCAACTTTTGTCAGCAAAGAAACCCGTGGGGATGATAACCACACCGTATATATCTATGATATGGGTACTAACATGGTAGGTGTCCCACAGATTACCTTGCCAGAAGGTGAAGCGGGACAAGAAATCACACTGAGATTTGGTGAAAGTATTTATCCAGATCTGCCAGAAGACAACGAATATAACTATGGCGATTTGGCGGGCTTAATCTTAACTGAAAACTATAGAACCGCATTGAGTACAGACCGCTATACGATGAAAGGTGCAGAAGGCGGAGAAACTTTTGTACCAGAATTCACATTCCATGGATATCGGTATATTGAAATCTCCGGCGTAGACGAACAAATTCCAGAAGAAAACATTAAAGGGATTGTATTAAGCTCTATTACAGAACAGACAAGTAACTTTGATTCTTCCAACGAACTGGTAAACCAGTTGTTTGAAAATATCATGCGATCCACTTATGGGAACCATCTGTCCATCGCAACAGACTGCCCACAGCGTGACGAAAGGCTGGGATGGTCCGGAGATGCTCAGGTATTCTCCAGAACCGCAACCTATATGGCGGATATGAACTCTTTCTATGGTAACTTTCTATCCCTGATGAGAGATGCTCAGGGCAAACAAGATGGTACTTACGACAAATACGCTCCTAGCTATAATGCTGTTGTAGGAAATGCCATGAATTTGGGATATTGCTGGCAGGCAGCAGGTGTTGTTGTACCATATGAAACCTATTTGCAGTATGGAGATACCTCCATCATCACAGAGCACTACGATTCTATGAAGCTGCATATGGATGGTATGATGAGTAAAAAAGCAGCAGGTAAGGAATATTTGACTTCTAACACCGGTTTCCTGGCAGACCATCTGTCCGTTGCCTCTACCGATACCCCAATGTTATCTAATGCAACTTTCTACTATGTAACAAAAGCAATGGCGGATATGGCAGCGGCAATTGGCGAAACAGAAGACGCCCAATTGTATAGCGATTACGCGGCAGGCATTAAAGCAGAATGGAACGCCACCTATGTAGACCCAGAAACCCATAAAACTACTGCAAGTGGAAAAGTCCAGGATACCCAGGCATCCTATTCTTTGCCATTGGCATATGATGTATTTGACGAAACGAACAAACCATACGCAGAAGATTACTTGGTAGAAGCATGCGCAAGAGAAAATTATACGATTACAACAGGATTTGTAGGGACTGCCCCATTGTTACCAGCTTTGACAGAAGGTGGAAACATTGAAGATGCTTACAAAATGTTGGAACAAACCGAATATGCATCCTGGCTGTATCCAGTAACCCAGGGCGCAACCTCTATTTGGGAACGTTGGAACTCCTACACCGTAGAAAATGGCTATGGTGGAAATAACGGAATGAACTCTTTCAATCATTATTCCTTAGGCGCGGTAGGCGCATGGATGATGGGTTACCAGGTTGGTATCCAAAGGGATGATACCGCAGGATTCCAGAGCTTTGAATTACAGCCAACACCAGGTGGAAGCTTTACCTATACCAATGGTAGCTATGAATCAGATTATGGAACTATCGTTTCCAATTGGACAGCGAATCAAGGTAAATTGACCTCTTATGAAGCGGTAGTACCTGCAAATACAACCGCGACCCTATACTTGCCAGTAAGTGAAGAAGTAGTAGCAGACTTTACAGCAATAGATGGTATTACTTATGTAGGTATGGAAGAACACAATGGCCAAATGACAGCAAAATTCAACTTGGAAGCAGGTGGCTACAACTTTGCACTGCAAGATGGTAAATTGGTAGCAAGCATTGCAGATGGCTATGTAGCAGATGAAACAGAAACAGCAGATAAAGGTATCTTAAATTCTGTTATCGAATACGCAGATGCAGCAAAAGCAAGCGGTGAATATGATAACGCTATTGAAAGTGTACAAAAATCCTTTGATGAAGCGTTGACAAATGCGAAAGCAGTAGCAGAAAATGATGCAGCAACCCAGGAAGAAGTGGATGCAGCATGGAAAACCTTGCTAAATGAAATCCATAAGTTGGGATTTGTAGCAGGCGATAAAACAGAATTAGCAAGCTTAATTGCAGCAGCAGAAGGAATCGACCTGAGTAAGTATGTAGAAGCAGGTCAAGCGGAATTTACCACAGCATTGGAAGCAGCTCAGAGCGTATACAAAGACGGAGACGCAATGCAGGCGGAAATCAATGAAGTAGCAGATAAGCTGTTAAACGCAATGTTGAACCTGAGATACAAAGCAGATAAATCTATCCTGGAAGAAGTAGTAGCAAAAGCAAATCAGATAGATGTGAATGTATACACAGCAAAAAGCTACGCAGTACTGGAAGCGGCATTAAAAGATGCGAATGCAGTATTAGCAAATGAAAACGCAACTCAGGAAGAAGTAGACGTAGCAGTACAATCTGTGCAGGCTGCAATGGATAGTTTAGTAGCAGTAGAAGGAACAGAAACTGAAACACCAACTACCAACAACAATGCTACCCAAACGGGACAGGAAAGCACAACAACAAAGGCGAACGCAGCAAAAACAGGGGACATTGCCCCAATTGCAGGCATCGCAGTATTAGCAGTAGCAGGTGCAGCACTGTTCCTCTCCAGCAGGAAAAAGTAA
- a CDS encoding MFS transporter: MKQKTYSKDIILILIASFFYFCSPMLITPLITGFSGSIGASATMMGMIGGFMNLCSLVCRPFVGNLADKISKYKVSFLGAGLMCLSCLGYMVATNPMIVFVARMINGVGFACCSVCMATWMSNMLPNEKIGSGMGIYGMMNALGMAVAPAIGISIYQVFGYRLSFGIALLTSLMTMIIIQFIGNKGEPEPQTQKVKTKLQIAEWKAVPVAIIIMLFSIPYCATQSFLVNYVQARNLSVSVSLFFPLYAVVLLVLRLCLKSLFDRLPFQYFLFGSSISAFAGILCLTFLKNNIILFFAALFMAGGYGMMCSICQSTAILLAGKEKRGLANSTYYIGLDLGMALGPAIGGFLFGNLNLSLFYPALLLTVPLAIIVYFVVKIKNRASFQ; the protein is encoded by the coding sequence ATGAAACAAAAAACTTATTCAAAAGATATTATTTTAATATTGATAGCCAGCTTTTTCTATTTTTGTAGCCCCATGCTGATAACTCCCTTGATTACTGGTTTTTCGGGCAGTATTGGGGCTTCCGCTACCATGATGGGGATGATTGGCGGGTTCATGAATTTATGCTCCCTTGTTTGCCGCCCTTTTGTCGGGAATTTAGCGGACAAAATCAGCAAATATAAAGTTTCTTTTCTTGGCGCGGGATTGATGTGCCTTTCCTGTTTGGGATATATGGTTGCAACAAACCCAATGATTGTTTTTGTTGCCAGAATGATAAATGGCGTGGGGTTTGCCTGCTGCTCTGTTTGTATGGCTACCTGGATGTCCAACATGTTGCCCAACGAGAAAATTGGTTCCGGCATGGGGATTTATGGTATGATGAACGCCCTTGGCATGGCGGTTGCTCCTGCAATCGGTATTAGTATTTATCAAGTATTTGGTTATCGGCTCTCTTTTGGGATTGCTCTACTTACCTCTTTGATGACAATGATTATAATTCAATTTATTGGAAATAAAGGCGAGCCAGAACCCCAAACTCAAAAAGTAAAAACCAAATTGCAGATTGCGGAATGGAAAGCTGTCCCTGTTGCCATTATTATCATGCTGTTTTCCATTCCTTATTGTGCTACCCAATCCTTTCTTGTCAACTATGTACAAGCTCGAAACCTTTCTGTATCAGTAAGTCTGTTTTTTCCTCTTTACGCGGTTGTTCTATTGGTTCTTCGCCTTTGCCTGAAAAGCTTGTTTGACCGACTCCCTTTTCAATATTTTTTATTTGGCAGTTCTATCAGCGCTTTTGCTGGGATTTTGTGTTTGACGTTTCTGAAAAATAATATTATATTGTTTTTTGCTGCCTTATTTATGGCGGGTGGATATGGCATGATGTGCTCTATATGTCAATCCACCGCCATTTTATTGGCAGGGAAAGAAAAACGTGGGTTGGCAAACAGCACCTATTATATCGGGCTGGATTTAGGGATGGCTTTGGGCCCTGCGATTGGGGGATTTTTGTTTGGAAACTTAAATTTGTCCTTATTTTATCCCGCTTTATTGCTTACTGTTCCTTTGGCTATTATAGTATATTTCGTTGTAAAAATAAAAAATAGAGCCTCTTTTCAATAA
- the fba gene encoding class II fructose-1,6-bisphosphate aldolase, which produces MLVSAKEMLEKAKKGHYAVGQFNINNLEWTRSILQTAEELKSPVILGVSEGAGKWMVGYHTVVGMVNGMLKDMSITVPVALHLDHGSYEGALACIEAGFSSIMFDGSHCPIEENIEKTKELVKLTTEKGISIEAEVGSIGGEEDGVVGAGECADPQECKMIADLGVTMLAAGIGNIHGKYPANWKGLSFETLDAIQKLTGDLPLVLHGGTGIPADMIKKAIDLGVSKINVNTECQLSFAEATRKYIEDGKDLQGKGYDPRKLLKPGAEAIKETVKEKMELFGSIGKA; this is translated from the coding sequence ATGTTAGTATCCGCGAAAGAGATGCTGGAAAAAGCAAAAAAAGGCCATTATGCAGTTGGACAGTTTAATATCAACAATTTGGAATGGACACGTTCTATCCTGCAAACAGCAGAAGAGTTAAAATCACCTGTCATCTTAGGCGTTTCGGAAGGCGCTGGGAAATGGATGGTTGGTTACCATACCGTTGTAGGCATGGTAAACGGCATGTTAAAAGATATGAGCATCACCGTACCAGTTGCCCTTCACTTAGATCATGGTAGTTATGAAGGTGCCTTGGCTTGTATTGAGGCAGGTTTTTCATCTATTATGTTTGATGGTTCCCATTGTCCAATCGAAGAAAATATTGAAAAAACAAAAGAGCTAGTAAAACTCACAACAGAAAAAGGAATTTCCATCGAAGCTGAGGTTGGTTCTATTGGTGGGGAAGAAGACGGCGTTGTCGGCGCTGGCGAATGTGCTGACCCACAAGAATGTAAAATGATTGCGGACCTTGGAGTTACCATGCTAGCTGCTGGCATCGGCAACATTCACGGTAAATATCCCGCAAACTGGAAAGGTTTATCCTTTGAAACTTTAGACGCAATTCAAAAATTAACAGGAGATCTCCCTTTGGTATTACATGGTGGTACAGGGATTCCAGCCGATATGATTAAAAAAGCAATTGACCTGGGCGTTTCCAAAATCAATGTAAATACAGAATGTCAGCTTTCTTTTGCAGAAGCTACTAGAAAATACATTGAGGACGGGAAAGATTTACAAGGGAAAGGTTATGACCCAAGAAAACTGTTAAAACCAGGTGCAGAAGCCATCAAAGAAACTGTAAAAGAAAAAATGGAACTGTTTGGTTCGATTGGCAAGGCATAA
- a CDS encoding Gfo/Idh/MocA family protein, translating to MKKINWGILAAGRISSWFCTGLQTVSNANILAIGSRSQEKAEQFGDRFEIERRYGSYEELVNDPDIDVIYVGVPSRWHHEYTMLALRAGKNVVCEKPFSMNAKDTKEQITYAREHNLFLMEAMWTKCTPVYRTVMDWVSQGRIGEVRFFKADFFTPGKANPPHRLYNYEIGGGALLDLGVYPITYACSLLGHHPTEVLSAADFAHTGVDINNSIILKYENGNYAAISSGFNVHQQNPAVIVGTKGKITIDHNFLCAESAQLRDLNNEIIQQVHYPFEKNGYEYEGMEATRCLQAGLKESPWIPLEHTQAVMEIMDTCRKQWGFAYTFEK from the coding sequence ATGAAAAAAATTAATTGGGGCATTTTAGCAGCAGGCAGGATTTCCTCCTGGTTTTGCACTGGGCTGCAAACAGTTAGCAATGCGAATATTTTAGCAATTGGTTCCCGTTCCCAGGAAAAAGCGGAGCAATTTGGGGACCGTTTTGAGATCGAGCGGCGATATGGAAGTTACGAGGAGTTAGTGAACGACCCAGATATAGATGTCATTTATGTAGGCGTTCCAAGTAGGTGGCACCATGAATATACTATGTTGGCGCTGCGGGCTGGAAAAAACGTGGTATGCGAAAAGCCGTTTTCCATGAATGCCAAGGACACCAAAGAACAAATTACCTATGCCAGGGAACACAATTTATTTTTGATGGAAGCCATGTGGACCAAATGTACTCCGGTTTATCGTACTGTTATGGATTGGGTAAGCCAAGGAAGGATTGGGGAAGTTCGTTTCTTTAAAGCGGACTTTTTTACTCCGGGGAAAGCAAATCCACCTCACCGGTTGTATAACTATGAAATTGGCGGAGGTGCATTACTTGATTTAGGAGTATACCCTATTACATACGCTTGCTCTTTATTGGGACATCATCCAACAGAGGTTTTATCCGCAGCAGACTTTGCCCACACTGGTGTGGATATTAATAATTCCATTATTTTAAAATATGAAAACGGAAACTACGCGGCAATTTCCAGTGGATTTAATGTGCATCAGCAAAATCCTGCCGTTATTGTAGGTACAAAAGGGAAGATTACCATTGACCATAACTTCTTATGTGCGGAATCTGCCCAATTGCGGGATTTAAACAATGAAATAATCCAACAGGTTCACTATCCATTTGAGAAAAACGGCTACGAATATGAAGGCATGGAGGCAACCCGATGCTTACAGGCGGGATTAAAGGAATCCCCTTGGATTCCATTGGAACATACCCAGGCTGTTATGGAAATTATGGATACCTGCCGTAAACAATGGGGGTTTGCATATACTTTTGAAAAATAA